Proteins encoded together in one Mixophyes fleayi isolate aMixFle1 unplaced genomic scaffold, aMixFle1.hap1 Scaffold_215, whole genome shotgun sequence window:
- the LOC142121725 gene encoding NACHT, LRR and PYD domains-containing protein 12-like — MAYKQGHHKQHLLDKSQDLVENRSPGSMQENQSSYISEHGMDLIVGYLRPLHKRSQHWLIETGQKHEDYLKNEMSCISLNRLFRWSQRLKCVPRTVLVSGVPGIGKTTMMQKFVYDWANGKHYQRFAFVFFFTFKEINRLDEVSLETMILGQYPYLQGQLDNILQDPEKLLFIFDGLDESSHRMDFRLRQLCHNIKQIENPGVIVVSLVRQSLLKGCSVLTTSRTKLASVDTTAFKRQTQIMGFLPRDIQMYCEHFFRNKELSDKAFNYIRDNGTLYSFCYLPSYCWIICTVLSKCFKDQPTNNDQMMSSLPKTLTQLFATFIANIVSNHSQDKEGVRELLTSIGWMAEHGVMNHIVAFNEQDLASFNVDTSSELFSSLMIKSDQSPNVTFSFLHVTLQEFFAALVHYINECPEKLHKSLEETKSYKDNHGEIFFCFLCGLSDNYTRSILEPYLGELSSQTTKDVITFLQQTVIDVQECKEDKRKVLNVFFDLFETQNKDLVSECLGSYRSFNVSDVHLTPLDYTVLSFILESCRNTEELWLGLCKIHSEDMERLAPALHTGNNLGLNDNNLRDDGVRFLCNALKHPVCKIQNLS, encoded by the exons ATGGCGT ATAAGCAAGGACATCACAAGCAACATCTGCTGGATAAAAGTCAGGATCTAGTAGAAAACAGGTCTCCAGGATCTATGCAGGAAAATCAAAGTTCCTACATTTCTGAACATGGCATGGATCTGATTGTTGGCTATCTTCGCCCCCTTCATAAGCGATCTCAGCACTGGCTTATAGAGACTGGACAGAAACATGAGGATTACTTAAAAAATGAGATGTCGTGTATTTCTCTCAACAGGCTGTTTCGATGGTCTCAGCGATTAAAATGTGTGCCACGTACAGTACTGGTGAGCGGAGTTCCAGGAATCGGGAAGACCACAATGATGCAGAAGTTTGTCTATGACTGGGCGAATGGAAAACACTACCAGAGATTTGCTTTTGTCTTCTTCTTCACATTCAAGGAAATCAACAGGCTGGATGAGGTCAGTTTAGAGACGATGATCCTTGGACAATATCCATATCTTCAGGGTCAGCTTGATAACATCTTACAGGATCCTGAAAAACTGCTATTTATATTTGATGGCTTAGATGAAAGTAGTCACCGAATGGATTTCAGATTAAGACAATTGTGTCATAATATAAAGCAGATAGAAAATCCTGGTGTGATTGTGGTTAGTTTGGTGAGACAGTCACTTCTCAAGGGCTGTTCTGTACTAACCACCAGTCGAACAAAACTAGCATCAGTTGATACCACAGCTTTCAAGCGACAAACTCAGATTATGGGTTTCTTGCCCAGGGACATACAGATGTACTGTGAACATTTTTTCAGGAACAAGGAATTGTCAGACAAAGCATTTAATTATATACGGGATAATGGGACACTCTACAGTTTCTGTTATCTCCCATCCTACTGCTGGATCATCTGTACAGTATTATCAAAGTGCTTCAAAGACCAGCCAACAAATAATGATCAGATGATGTCATCATTGCCCAAAACATTGACACAACTCTtcgcgacttttattgccaacattgTGTCCAATCACAGCCAGGATAAGGAGGGGGTTCGGGAACTGTTGACATCTATTGGGTGGATGGCAGAACATGGAGTAATGAATCACATTGTTGCATTTAATGAACAAGATCTGGCATCATTTAATGTGGACACTTCATCAGAGCTCTTTTCAAGCTTAATGATTAAATCAGACCAATCACCTAATGTGACCTTTTCCTTCTTACATGTCACTTTACAGGAGTTTTTTGCTGCCTTGGTCCATTACATTAATGAATGTCCTGAGAAGTTACATAAATCACTTGAAGAAACCAAATCATATAAAGACAACCATggtgaaatatttttttgttttctctgcgGTCTCTCGGACAACTACACCAGGTCCATTTTAGAGCCTTATTTGGGAGAATTGTCCTCTCAAACAACCAAAGATGTCATCACCTTTCTCCAACAAACCGTTATTGATGTCCAAGAGTGCAAAGAGGACAAGAGAAAGGTTCTCAATGTGTTTTTTGATCTCTTTGAGACTCAGAATAAGGATTTAGTTTCAGAATGTCTTGGATCATACAGAAGTTTTAACGTATCCGATGTCCATCTGACACCTCTAGATTATACTGTGTTGTCTTTTATCCTTGAATCCTGCAGGAATACAGAGGAACTTTGGCTAGGTCTTTGTAAAATTCACAGTGAGGACATGGAGAGACTGGCACCAGCTCTACATACAGGAAATAACTTAGG ACTTAACGACAATAATCTAAGAGATGATGGAGTTCGGTTCTTATGTAATGCTCTAAAACATCCGGTGTGCAAGATCCAGAATCTATCGTAA